In the Quercus lobata isolate SW786 chromosome 5, ValleyOak3.0 Primary Assembly, whole genome shotgun sequence genome, one interval contains:
- the LOC115989136 gene encoding nodulin homeobox-like, translating into MKSNLTAEQIVNYLCQQCEASLQFLQSLCQQKMFPEHLLRNKELCEKGGVLFLARAILKLNVIPPFVESSRVVAAVSRLKAKVLSILLSLCESESLSYLDDVASSPGSLDLAKSVALEVFGLLKTGLGRDPKHPRQGQEIQKELQII; encoded by the exons ATGAAATCAAATCTGACTGCTGAACAAATAGTTAACTATCTCTGCCAGCAATGTGAGGCTTCTTTACAGTTTCTTCAATCATTGTGCCAACAAAAAATGTTTCCAGAGCACCTACTCAGGAATAAG GAACTATGTGAAAAGGGTGGTGTTCTGTTTTTGGCGCGAGCCATCTTGAAGTTAAATGTCATACCACCTTTTGTAGAATCCTCCAGAGTTGTGGCTGCTGTATCTAGGCTGAAAGCTAAAGTCCTATCAATT CTGTTAAGTCTGTGTGAATCAGAAAGCCTCTCTTACCTGGATGACGTTGCTAGTTCACCAGGGAGCCTGGATTTGGCAAAATCTGTAGCTTTAGAG GTTTTTGGGTTATTGAAGACTGGGCTTGGTAGAGATCCCAAACATCCCAGACAAGGACAGGAGATTCAGAAAGAGCTGCAGATAATTTAG
- the LOC115989134 gene encoding protein SLOW WALKER 1-like, giving the protein MAEPNSTFKPIKPKLKPKPRTPKQTPESKYWSSFKNHQIPDLISSITSLTFSPSPPHPFAATHSTSLKIFNPQTLSPSSTISSFSDVVSSASFRCDGLLIAASDLSGLIQVFDVKTRTPLRKLRSHTRPVRFLKYPLHDKLHLVSGGDDAVVKYWDVASETPLLELLGHKDYVRCGDFSPVSHEMCVTGSYDHTVKLWDVRVTGSKTVMEVNHGKPVESVVFLPSGGLVATAGGNSVKIWDFIGGGKMVYSMEGHTKTVTSVCVGRVGKENVEEGREHRVLSVGLDGYMKVFDYGRMKVTHSMRFPAPLMSIGFSPDCGVRVIGSSNGVMYVGKRKTKEENVDTGLRSFWSLGVEEERRVMRPSYFRYFHRGQGDKPKEGDYLVMRPKKVKLAEHDKLLKKFRHKEALVSVLGNKNPENVVAVMEELVARRKLLKCVENLDNEELGLLLMFLQKYSTVPRFSGLLMGLTKKVLEMRVEDIRGSEALKGQIRNLKRSVEEEIRIQHSLQELQGIISPLLRIAGRG; this is encoded by the coding sequence ATGGCGGAACCAAATTCAACCTTCAAACCCATCAAACCGAAGCTTAAACCCAAACCCAGAACCCCAAAACAAACCCCAGAATCAAAGTACTGGTCCTCCTTCAAAAACCACCAAATCCCAGACCTCATCTCCTCCATCACTTCCCTCACTTTCTCTCCTTCGCCTCCTCACCCCTTCGCCGCTACTCACTCCACTTCACTCAAAATCTTCAATCCCCAAACCCTCTCTCCTTCCTCCACCATCTCCTCCTTCTCCGACGTTGTTTCCTCCGCCTCGTTCCGCTGTGACGGCCTCTTGATCGCCGCGTCTGACCTCTCGGGTCTAATCCAAGTGTTCGATGTCAAAACGCGGACCCCACTTCGTAAACTCAGGTCCCACACACGCCCGGTACGTTTTCTTAAATACCCACTTCATGATAAGCTCCATTTGGTCTCTGGTGGCGATGATGCTGTTGTTAAGTACTGGGATGTTGCTTCTGAGACTCCACTTTTAGAGCTTTTGGGTCATAAGGACTACGTGCGTTGTGGTGATTTTTCACCTGTTAGTCATGAAATGTGTGTCACTGGGTCTTATGATCATACGGTTAAGCTTTGGGATGTGAGAGTGACTGGTTCGAAAACAGTTATGGAGGTTAACCATGGAAAACCAGTTGAAAGTGTGGTTTTTTTGCCATCCGGGGGGTTAGTTGCTACTGCAGGTGGGAATTCGGTTAAGATCTGGGATTTTATTGGAGGTGGGAAGATGGTTTATTCGATGGAGGGTCATACCAAGACGGTTACTTCAGTTTGTGTAGGGAGAGTTGGGAAGGAGAATGTTGAGGAAGGGAGGGAGCATAGGGTTTTGAGCGTGGGATTGGATGGGTATATGAAGGTGTTTGATTATGGGAGGATGAAGGTCACACATTCTATGAGGTTCCCTGCACCACTTATGTCAATTGGGTTTTCACCAGATTGTGGGGTGAGAGTGATTGGGAGTTCGAATGGGGTAATGTATGTTGGGAAGAGAAAAACGAAGGAGGAGAATGTGGATACTGGTTTGAGAAGCTTTTGGAGTTTAGGTGTGGAGGAGGAGAGAAGGGTTATGAGGCCTTCATATTTTCGGTATTTTCATAGAGGGCAGGGTGATAAGCCTAAGGAGGGGGATTATTTGGTTATGAGGCCAAAGAAGGTAAAGTTGGCAGAGCATGATAAGTTGTTGAAGAAGTTTAGGCACAAGGAGGCACTGGTGTCAGTGTTGGGCAATAAGAATCCGGAGAATGTGGTGGCGGTGATGGAGGAATTGGTGGCAAGGAGGAAATTGTTGAAGTGTGTTGAGAATCTGGATAATGAGGAGCTTGGGTTGCTGTTGATGTTCTTACAAAAGTATTCTACAGTGCCAAGATTCTCAGGTTTGTTGATGGGATTGACGAAGAAGGTTCTTGAAATGCGGGTTGAAGATATCAGAGGTTCTGAGGCCTTGAAGGGTCAAATTAGAAACCTTAAGCGGTCTGTTGAGGAGGAGATACGGATACAACATTCTTTGCAAGAGCTACAGGGTATCATTTCTCCTTTATTGAGGATTGCTGGAAGGGGATGA
- the LOC115989127 gene encoding disease resistance protein SUMM2-like: MEMLGAILELGKTILAPISEYYKYHRSVDENMKNLKRKRDYLECKKSDIELKMRAELLPRKKPKSEVEFWLQNVETINVEIQNIEQEAERGNYFSRTHVGKIACQKIQEVTELIDQSCGFSESLVIDPPVSYGDELPTGALVGESTAEITMEKIWKHLLDEDCGMIGVYGMGGVGKTTIMKQINNRLLKEKDKFNHVIWVTVSKAFNVIKLQNDIASMLHPNPLKSEDETTRAGKLYAALKEMKKCVLILDDLWNAFPLENIGIPEPTSENGCKLVLTTRDAKVCHGMNCKTIQVELLSIKESHDLFLKTVGCDVSNIPEDVVEGVVKQCARLPLAIITIAGSLKNVVDVSEWRNTLNELRTSTKGLAHVDDPVFKRLQFSYERLKDKKLQDCLLCCALYPEDYEIYRDELIEHLIGEKVIESMKSRQEELDQGHTLLNKLENACLLEGGSKDFEIKRILEKRRFVKMHDLIRDMALQIAGAKFLVLEDVPNEEEWGNDVEKVSLMCKRGSNFPYVSPKCPKLSTLLLRGYVNIIPDSFFVHLHGLRVLHVDCREFKSLPNSVSDLKHLTSLRLKNYDLKCVPSLAKLTALRSLDLWVESLEEIPHGLEMLVNLRYLNVESYRMNHKMMPPGILPELCQLRVLKLPFYWLDVNGEEMVGLKKLERFEGAFDGVKGFNTYVESLEEGGPSHYIYAVNQKKPASQLGVAELGESVILSDCNICLLPKDVRALRICAVQRGCVSSDYWKKSVWFNSSFGCKEIEYINSSFDIFSLQSLEILDLEYLNNLKGLFREEKVAPAPVVPLGTFSRLKQFKICNCPNIKKLFTPGLLLDNLEQINVECCKQLEEIIGGAEASDDEVEEEAKEIVEIFPQLRNLILWGLPELKTICSSSNVILCDSLNSIEIYKCPKLKRLPLSLHLIDGELSSPPSSLQIRIKKESWESLEWDNHDMKMVLQPLCQFVKWY; this comes from the exons ATGGAGATGTTAGGCGCAATTCTTGAGCTTGGAAAAACGATATTGGCTCCGATTAGTGAATATTACAAGTATCACAGAAGCGTTgatgaaaatatgaaaaatctcAAGAGAAAACGAGACTATTTAGAATGCAAAAAGTCGGAcattgaattaaaaatgagagcaGAACTTCTTCCAAGAAAGAAACCAAAAAGTGAAGTTGAATTTTGGCTCCAAAATGTAGAAACGATTAATGTGGAAATACAAAACATTGAACAAGAGGCTGAAAGAGGGAATTATTTCTCACGTACGCATGTAGGAAAAATTGCTTGCCAGAAGATACAAGAAGTGACAGAATTAATTGATCAAAGTTGTGGTTTCAGTGAAAGTTTAGTAATTGACCCACCTGTAAGCTATGGAGATGAATTGCCAACTGGGGCATTAGTGGGAGAGAGTACAGCCGAAATAACAATGGAAAAGATTTGGAAACACTTGTTAGATGAAGATTGTGGAATGATTGGTGTTTATGGTATGGGAGGGGTTGGTAAAACGACTATCATGAAACAAATCAATAATCGCCTGTTAAAAGAGAAAGACAAGTTCAATCATGTAATTTGGGTTACCGTATCAAAGGCATTCAATGTTATCAAACTACAAAATGACATTGCAAGCATGTTGCATCCAAATCCTTTAAAGTCTGAGGATGAAACAACAAGGGCAGGCAAGCTGTATGCAGCAttgaaagaaatgaagaagTGTGTGCTAATTCTAGATGATTTGTGGAATGCATTTCCACTGGAGAATATAGGGATCCCAGAGCCTACTTCAGAAAATGGGTGCAAATTGGTATTGACAACTCGAGATGCTAAAGTTTGTCATGGAATGAATTGTAAAACTATTCAAGTGGAGCTTCTTTCGATAAAAGAGTCGCATGATTTGTTCTTGAAAACAGTGGGCTGTGATGTTTCAAATATTCCAGAAGATGTTGTGGAAGGCGTTGTCAAACAATGTGCTCGTTTGCCTCTTGCAATCATCACAATAGcaggaagtttaaaaaatgtagttgATGTTTCAGAGTGGAGGAACACATTGAATGAGTTGAGGACATCAACAAAAGGGTTGGCACATGTAGATGATCCAGTATTTAAGAGGCTTCAATTCAGTTATGAACGCTTAAAAGATAAGAAACTTCAAGATTGTCTCTTGTGTTGTGCACTATACCCTGAAGACTATGAGATTTACAGAGATGAGTTGATAGAGCATTTGATTGGTGAGAAAGTAATAGAAAGCATGAAGAGTAGGCAAGAAGAGTTGGATCAGGGGCATACTTTGTTGAATAAGCTTGAAAATGCCTGCTTATTAGAAGGTGGGTCTaaagattttgaaatcaaaCGCATTTTAGAAAAAAGGCGTTTTGTGAAGATGCATGATCTAATAAGAGACATGGCCCTCCAGATTGCAGGTGCTAAGTTCTTGGTATTAGAAGATGTTCCAAATGAAGAAGAATGGGGAAATGACGTTGAAAAGGTTTCTTTGATGTGCAAACGTGGTTCAAACTTTCCTTATGTGTCACCAAAATGTCCTAAGCTTTCGACCTTGCTTCTACGAGGATATGTAAACATCATCCCGGATTCATTTTTTGTGCACTTGCATGGACTCAGAGTTCTTCATGTAGATTGTCGTGAGTTTAAATCTTTACCAAATTCAGTCTCTGACTTGAAGCATCTTACTTCATTGAGGcttaaaaattatgatttgaaATGTGTGCCTTCATTAGCAAAGCTTACAGCATTAAGGAGTTTGGATCTTTGGGTAGAATCACTGGAAGAAATACCTCATGGTTTGGAAATGTTGGTCAATTTGAGATACCTTAATGTTGAGAGTTATAGAATGAACCATAAAATGATGCCACCAGGGATTTTACCCGAACTCTGTCAACTCCGAGTCCTCAAATTGCCTTTTTATTGGTTAGATGTTAATGGAGAGGAGATGGTAGGGTTGAAGAAATTAGAGCGTTTTGAAGGCGCATTTGATGGCGTTAAAGGCTTCAATACATATGTTGAATCCTTAGAGGAGGGAGGACCTAGCCATTACATATATGCCGTGAATCAAAAAAAGCCAGCTAGCCAGCTGGGAGTTGCCGAGTTGGGCGAAAGCGTAATTTTAAGTGACTGCAATATATGTCTACTCCCAAAAGACGTTCGTGCCCTAAGAATTTGCGCAGTTCAACGTGGCTGTGTGTCTTCGGACTACTGGAAAAAGAGTGTTTGGTTTAATTCTTCTTTTGGGTGTAAAGAAATAGAATACATTAATTCTTCTTTTGACATCTTTTCTCTTCAAAGCCTTGAGATTCTAGATCTCgaatatttgaataatttaaaggGACTGTTTAGAGAAGAGAAAGTCGCACCAGCACCGGTCGTCCCCCTCGGCACCTTTTCCCGCCtcaaacaatttaaaatatgtaattgtCCGAATATAAAGAAGCTCTTCACGCCTGGGTTGCTGCTGGACAACCTGGAACAGATTAATGTCGAGTGCTGTAAACAATTAGAGGAAATAATAGGTGGGGCTGAAGCATCTGATGatgaagttgaagaagaagcaaaagaaattgTGGAAATATTCCCCCAATTGAGGAATTTGATATTATGGGGATTACCAGAGCTGAAGACCATATGCAGTAGCAGTAATGTAATACTTTGTGATTCTCTCAATTCTATTGAGATCTACAAATGTCCGAAGCTTAAGAGATTACCTCTTTCTCTGCACCTTATTGATGGAGAACTATCTTCTCCGCCTTCTTCATTACAAATcagaataaagaaagaaagttggGAATCGCTGGAATGGGACAATCATGATATGAAGATGGTCCTTCAACCTCTCTGTCAGTTCGTTAAATGG TACTAG